The Halovulum dunhuangense genome contains the following window.
TGGTGAACGCCGCCGGCATGAACCTGCGCCAGCCCTTCGGGCAGGTCACGCCCGAGGCGTTCGACCTGCACATGGCGATCCATCTGCGCGCGCCGTTTCTTCTGACCCAGGCGCTTGCGCCGGGAATGAAGGCGCGCGGCTGGGGCCGGATCATCAACCTCGCCTCGCTGCAATCCGCGCGCGCCTTCGCCAATTCGGCGCCCTATGGTGCGGCCAAGGGCGGCGTGGTGCAGCTGACCCGCGCCATCGCCGAGGCGTGGTCGGCCCATGGCATCACCTGCAACGCCATCGCGCCCGGCTTCTTTCCCACGCCCCTGACCGAGGCGGTGTTCGCCAACGAGACGCTGGCCGCGCGCAACGCCGCCCAGACCGCGATCGGGCGCAACGGCCGGCTGGAGGATATAAGGGGCGCCACGATCTTCCTTGCCTCCGACGCGTCGGCCTACATCACCGGCCAGACGCTTTATGTCGATGGGGGGTTCACCGCGAAATGAGCAGCATCATGCAGGCGCTTGTCTATACCGCCCCGAACACGCTGGAAGTGACCGACGCGCCCCTGCCCGTGCCGGGGCCGGGCGATCTGCTGGTGCGGGTCCACGCGGTGGGCATCTGCGGGTCCGACATGCATGCCTATCACGGCCATGACAGCCGCAGGCCCGCGCCGCTGATCCTGGGCCACGAGGCGGCGGGCATCATTGCCGAGGGGCCCCGCGCGGGCGAGCGGGTCACGATCAATCCGCTGGTGGTCGATCCCGACTGCCCCGCCGCGCGGGCGGGCCGGCCGCATCTGTCGCCCACGCGGCAGATCATTTCCATGCCGCCGCGCCCCGGCGCCTTTGCCGGTTTCGTGACGATCCCCGCGCGCAACGTGCTGCCGGTGCCCGATGCGTTCGATCTGCAGCGTGCCGCGCTGGCCGAGCCGCTGGCGGTGGGCTGGCACGCCGTGCGCATCGGTCTCGAACGTCTCGACCAGCCCTTGCGCGATGTCACCGCGCTGGTGCTGGGCGGGGGCGCCATCGGGCTGGCGGCGGCGCTGGTGCTGCGCCGCGCCGGCGTGCGCGCGCTGCATGTGGCCGAGCCGCATCCCGAGCGCCGGGCGCTTATCGCGGGGCAGGGCGGGATGAGCGCCTATGACCCGCGCGAGGGCGATGGGATCGACGCGCCCGACCTGGTGATCGACGCGGTGGGCACCGAGGCCACCCGCGCCGCCGCCTCGCGCCTGGTGCGGCCCGGCGGCGTGATCGTGCATGTGGGGCTGCTGCCCGGCGAGAGCGGCTTCGACATCCGCCGCATCACCCTGCAGGAGATCACGCTCATGGGCTCCTACTGCTACACGCCGGGCGATTTCGCCGACACGCTGGCCGCCATGGTGGCAGGAGAGTTGGGGCCGCTCGACTGGTTCGAGACGCGGCCCCTGGCAGAGGGCCCTGCGGCCTTTGCCGATCTGGATGCGGGCCGGGTGGCGGCGGCCAAGATCGTGCTGCTGCCGGACGGGGCGTAAGCGCCCGATCAGCCCGAAAGCGCAAGGACCAGATCGCCGCTCAGGCTGCGATCGCGCACCAGCGCGGCATTGGGCATGTCGTTGCCCTCGACCTTGGCGGATGCCTCTGCATCAGGCAGGCCCTCGTCCCGCCAGCGCGCCATGAGGCGGGCGCGCAGCTCTTCCTCGGGCACGTCGATCCGCACCGAGAAGTTCCAGTATTCCTTGAGCCGTGCCCAGGGGTCGGCGTCGAGCAGCAGGTAATTCCCCTCGAACAGCACGAACTCCGTCTCCGGGCCCAGCACGGCCGCGCCCGCGATGGCGATGTCGCGGGGGCGGTCGAAGACCGGGTAGACCACCTCCTCGCCGCCCGCGATCCGGGAGACGAGATGTAGGAAGCCGGCCGCGTCGAAGGTTTCCGGCGCGCCCTTGCGCGACAAGAGCCCGCGCGCCGACAGCACCCGGTTGTCGAGATGGAAGCCGTCCATCGGCACCACCGCCGCAGTTCGGCCCAGCTCGGCCAGCCGCCGCGCCAGCACCTCTGTCACGGTGGACTTGCCCGCACCCGGCGGGCCGGCCATCGCCACCAGCTTGCGCGGGCCTTGCAGGGTCAGAAGGTGTTGCAGCGCGCGGTCGGCAAGGGCGTCAGGCGTGGACGGCATCGGGTTTCATCGCTCCGGTCATCAGGGCCACGGCATCCGACATCGATATATCCGACGGGTTCACGACCGTAAGCCGCTTGCCCAGCCGGTGGATGTGGATGCGGTCGGCCACCTCGAACACATGCGGCATGTTGTGGCTGATGAGAATGATCGGGATGCCGCGCGCCTTCACGTCCTGGATGAGTTCCAGCACCTTGCGGCTTTCCTTGACGCCAAGCGCGGCCGTCGGCTCGTCAAGGATGATGACCCGCGACCCGAAGGCCGCCGCACGGGCCACGGCCACGCCCTGGCGCTGGCCGCCCGACAGGGTCTCGACCGCCTGGTTGATGTTCTGGATCGTCATCAGCCCCAGCTCGGTCAGCTTCTCGCGGGCGATGCGCTGCATGGCTGGCCGGTCGAGCATGCGGAACCATTTGCCCAGGATGCCGGGGCGGCGCAGCTCGCGGCCCATGAACATGTTGTCGGCGATGGACAGCGCCGGGCTCATGGCAAGCTGCTGGTAGACGGTTTCGATCCCGGCCGCGCGCGCGTCGTTGGGAGAGGTGAACCGCACCGGTCGCCCGTCCAGCCAGACCTCGCCCTCATCCGGGATGGTCGCGCCCGAGACGGCCTTGATCAGGCTCGACTTGCCCGCGCCGTTGTCGCCGATCACGGCCAGGATTTCCCCCGGCATCAGGTCGAAGTCGCAATTGTCGATGGCGGTGACGCGGCCGTAGCGTTTCACAAGGCCGCGGGCTTTGAGAATGGGTTCCATCAGACCGATACCCTCCGGATCCACTGGTCCACCGCGACAGCGGCGATGATGAGCATGCCGATCAGCAGGTTCGTCCATTGCGGATCGGCCCCGGCAAGCCGCAGGCCGAGGGTGAACACCCCCACGATCAGCGCGCCGAACAGCGCCCCCAGGATCGAGCCGCGCCCGCCGAAAAGCGAGATGCCCCCGATCACCACGGCGGTGATGCTTTCGATGTTGGCAAGCTGGCCCGAGGTGGGCGAGACGGACCCGATCCGCCCGATCAGCGCCCAGCCGGCAAAGGCGCAGATGGTCCCCGCCAGCACATAGACGGAAATCAGCGTGCGGCGCACGTTCACGCCCGACAGCCCCGCCGCCTCGGGGTCGTCGCCCACGGCATAGACATGGCGCCCCCAGGCGGTGAAGCGCAGCGCATAGGCCAGCACCAGCGCCAGGATCAGCATGAAGATCACGCCATTGGTGAAGATGGCGCCGCCGATATCCACCCGCTCACCGAAGAATTGCAGGATCGGCGCGTTCGCCTCGATGTCCTGCGCGCGGATCGTCTCGTTGCGGGAATAAAGGAAATTCGTCGCCAGCACGACCTGCCACATGCCCAGCGTCACGATGAAGGGGGGCAGGCGCACGATCGCGACCAGCATGCCGCTGATCAGCCCGCAAAGCGCCCCGCAGGCCAGCCCGCACAGGACGGCGATCTGGGGGGGCAGGCCGTAGCGGAAGGTGAACTGCCCCATCACCACCGAGGACAGCACCATCACCGCGCCCACCGACAGGTCGATGCCCGCGGTCAGGATCACCAGCGACTGCGCCAGCGCCACGATGCCGATGATCTGCACCTGCTGAAGGATCAGCGTCAGCGCAAAGGGCGACAGGAAGCGCTCTCCCAGCAGCAGGCTGAAGCCCACCACCGCCGACAGAAGCACGATCAGCGGCACCAGCGAGGGGGTGACATGCAGCGTGTGTTGCAGGCGCCTGGCGAAGCCGCGGCGCGAGTCGTGGAACTCGGCGACCGTATCGGCGGCGGTGGCGGCACTTTCATGGCCGTCTGACATGGGTTGCATTCCTCCCGGTCAAGGCACATCCGCCCGCCGCTTTCGCGGCGGGCGCGTCTTGCGTCAGGGCAGGGCGATCAGCCCCAGCACAGCTCCAGCCCCTCTGCGGAGGAGATCGACGGGACCCCCTCGACGGGCGCATCGGTGATAAGCTGCACGCCGGTGTTGAAGAAGTCGAGCCCCGGCGAGGTTTCCGGCAGGCTGCCGTCGGCGGCATGGGCCGCGATCGCCTCGATGCCCAGCCGCGCCATGTCGAGCGGGTACTGCTGCGCGGTCGCGCCGATCACGCCCTCGGCCACGTTGGTGACGCCCGGGCAGCCGCCATCCACCGAGACGACCAGCACGTCGTTCTCGCGCCCGATCGCGCGCAGCGCCTCGTAGGCGCCGGCGGCGGCGGGTTCGTTGATGGTGTAGACCACGTTGATGGTGGGATCGATGGCGAGCAGGTTCTCCATGGCCTGGCGGCCGCCTTCCTCGGAGCCGGCGGTCACGTCATGGCCCACGATGCGCGGGTCTTCCTCGTCGCCCCAGCGGTTCGGGTCGCCCAGCTCGATGCCGAAGCCGGTCAGGAAGCCCTGGTTGCGCAGCACGCCCACGGTGGGCTGGCTCACGGCGATGTTCAGAAGCCCGATGCGGGCATTCGCGGCCTCGTCGCCAAGCTGGCCCGCGGCCCAGGCGCCGATCAGGCGGCCGGCCTCGAAATTGTCGGTGGCGAAGGTGGCATCTGCGGCGTCCGCGGGCGAAAGCGGCGTGTCGAGCGCGATCACCAGAAGCCCCGCCTCGCGGGCCTGCTCCACCGCGGGCGTGATCGACGAGGTGTCCGAGGCGGTCAGCAGGATGCCCTTGGCGCCGCTTGCGATGCAGGTCTCGATGGCCGCGACCTGGGTCTCGTGGTCGCCGTCGAACTGGCCGGCAAAGGCCATCAGCTCGATGCCCAGCGCCTCGGTGGCGGCCTCAGCGCCCTCGCGCATCTTCACGAAGAAGGGGTTGGTGTCGGTCTTGGTGATCAGGCAGGCGGACATGGGCTCGTGTCCGGCCGCGAAGGCGGCGCTTCCGGCCGTCAGCGCGATGGCACCCGTCAGCAGGGCCGTGGTGGTTTTCCTCAACATCGTTTCCTCCCATGGAACGGTAATTTCCTGTGTTGGCGGGCGCGACCATCGGCGGATGGGGGCGGGTTGTCAATAAATAACTTCCAGAGAGTTATTTAATTGGCCGCCGCAGTCGATTGCACTTGCGCGGCCGCGAAGGATCGGCACATTGCACGGTGATGGATCATGTGCCGGAACAGGACGCCGGTGCCGGGACGTGGCCGCAGCCCGGTCGCGGCACAAACCAGAGCGGGATGCGCGAGCATAACGAGCGGCTGGTCCTTACCCTGTTGCGGCGCCGCGCGAACCTGGCCAAGGCCGACATCGCCCGCGAGACGGGCCTGTCCCCGCAGACCGCCTCGCGGCTGATCGGCACGCTCGAGTCGGAGGGGCTGATCCTGCGCGGCAAGCCGCAGCGGGGCCGCATCGGCCAGCCCTCGGTGCCGCTCTCGCTCAATCCCGAGGGGGCCTTCTTCCTGGGCCTCAAGGTGGGCCGGCGCACCACCGAGATGGTCGTGACCGATTTCATGGGCCGCATCCTCGACCGCGAAAAGCGGCTTTACGGCTATCCCGATTTCGACGCGGTGATGGAGTTCGCGCGCGGCTCTGCCGCGGCGCTGTGCGCGCGGATGCCGGCCGGGCATCGCGACCGGGTCGCGGGGCTGGGGGTGGCGATGCCCTTCCATTTGTGGAACTGGGCCGCGATGATCGGGGTCGCGCCCGAGCGGATGGCCAACTGGCAGACCCGCGACCTGGGCGCCGAACTGCGCGCCGTGCTGAGCATTCCGGTCTTCGTGCAGAACGACGCCAGCGCCGCCGCCAGCGCCGAGCTGGTCTTCAGCCGCAAGCCGCTGCCGGCGAGTTTCCTGTGCTTCTACCTGGCCTTCTTCGTGGGCGGCGGGCTTGCGCTGGGCAACCGGCTCTATACCGGGGCGACCGGAAACGCGGCGGGTTTCGGGCCCCTGCTGGTGCCCGATCTTGACGGGGTGATCCGCCCGCTCATCGACATCGCCTCGCTTGCGAGCCTCGAGCAGAGCCTTCAGCAGGAGGGGTGCGATACCGTGCAGCTCTGGCGCGCGCCCGAGGGCTGGGACCTGCCGCAGGCCACGCTGGAGGCATGGGTCCGGCGGGCCGCGCATGGGCTGGCGCACGCGATCCTGGCCACGCAGACCATCCTCGATCTCGAGGCGGTGCTGATCGACGGCTGGCTGCCCAGGGCGCTGCTGGACCGGCTGACCACGCAGATCCGGGCCGATCTCGACGCGATCGACATG
Protein-coding sequences here:
- a CDS encoding substrate-binding domain-containing protein gives rise to the protein MLRKTTTALLTGAIALTAGSAAFAAGHEPMSACLITKTDTNPFFVKMREGAEAATEALGIELMAFAGQFDGDHETQVAAIETCIASGAKGILLTASDTSSITPAVEQAREAGLLVIALDTPLSPADAADATFATDNFEAGRLIGAWAAGQLGDEAANARIGLLNIAVSQPTVGVLRNQGFLTGFGIELGDPNRWGDEEDPRIVGHDVTAGSEEGGRQAMENLLAIDPTINVVYTINEPAAAGAYEALRAIGRENDVLVVSVDGGCPGVTNVAEGVIGATAQQYPLDMARLGIEAIAAHAADGSLPETSPGLDFFNTGVQLITDAPVEGVPSISSAEGLELCWG
- a CDS encoding SDR family NAD(P)-dependent oxidoreductase: MRLSALFDLSGRTAMVTGGSSGLGLEMGRALGLQGAAVRLVARGGARLDDAASALISEGIDAAALPADLGDPDAIRALAEQAGAVDIVVNAAGMNLRQPFGQVTPEAFDLHMAIHLRAPFLLTQALAPGMKARGWGRIINLASLQSARAFANSAPYGAAKGGVVQLTRAIAEAWSAHGITCNAIAPGFFPTPLTEAVFANETLAARNAAQTAIGRNGRLEDIRGATIFLASDASAYITGQTLYVDGGFTAK
- a CDS encoding ROK family transcriptional regulator, whose product is MDHVPEQDAGAGTWPQPGRGTNQSGMREHNERLVLTLLRRRANLAKADIARETGLSPQTASRLIGTLESEGLILRGKPQRGRIGQPSVPLSLNPEGAFFLGLKVGRRTTEMVVTDFMGRILDREKRLYGYPDFDAVMEFARGSAAALCARMPAGHRDRVAGLGVAMPFHLWNWAAMIGVAPERMANWQTRDLGAELRAVLSIPVFVQNDASAAASAELVFSRKPLPASFLCFYLAFFVGGGLALGNRLYTGATGNAAGFGPLLVPDLDGVIRPLIDIASLASLEQSLQQEGCDTVQLWRAPEGWDLPQATLEAWVRRAAHGLAHAILATQTILDLEAVLIDGWLPRALLDRLTTQIRADLDAIDMTGMARPDVGAGTVGVDARALGAASLPLSARFLVD
- a CDS encoding ATP-binding cassette domain-containing protein — its product is MEPILKARGLVKRYGRVTAIDNCDFDLMPGEILAVIGDNGAGKSSLIKAVSGATIPDEGEVWLDGRPVRFTSPNDARAAGIETVYQQLAMSPALSIADNMFMGRELRRPGILGKWFRMLDRPAMQRIAREKLTELGLMTIQNINQAVETLSGGQRQGVAVARAAAFGSRVIILDEPTAALGVKESRKVLELIQDVKARGIPIILISHNMPHVFEVADRIHIHRLGKRLTVVNPSDISMSDAVALMTGAMKPDAVHA
- a CDS encoding ABC transporter permease, which encodes MSDGHESAATAADTVAEFHDSRRGFARRLQHTLHVTPSLVPLIVLLSAVVGFSLLLGERFLSPFALTLILQQVQIIGIVALAQSLVILTAGIDLSVGAVMVLSSVVMGQFTFRYGLPPQIAVLCGLACGALCGLISGMLVAIVRLPPFIVTLGMWQVVLATNFLYSRNETIRAQDIEANAPILQFFGERVDIGGAIFTNGVIFMLILALVLAYALRFTAWGRHVYAVGDDPEAAGLSGVNVRRTLISVYVLAGTICAFAGWALIGRIGSVSPTSGQLANIESITAVVIGGISLFGGRGSILGALFGALIVGVFTLGLRLAGADPQWTNLLIGMLIIAAVAVDQWIRRVSV
- a CDS encoding zinc-dependent alcohol dehydrogenase, which translates into the protein MQALVYTAPNTLEVTDAPLPVPGPGDLLVRVHAVGICGSDMHAYHGHDSRRPAPLILGHEAAGIIAEGPRAGERVTINPLVVDPDCPAARAGRPHLSPTRQIISMPPRPGAFAGFVTIPARNVLPVPDAFDLQRAALAEPLAVGWHAVRIGLERLDQPLRDVTALVLGGGAIGLAAALVLRRAGVRALHVAEPHPERRALIAGQGGMSAYDPREGDGIDAPDLVIDAVGTEATRAAASRLVRPGGVIVHVGLLPGESGFDIRRITLQEITLMGSYCYTPGDFADTLAAMVAGELGPLDWFETRPLAEGPAAFADLDAGRVAAAKIVLLPDGA
- a CDS encoding nucleoside triphosphate hydrolase codes for the protein MPSTPDALADRALQHLLTLQGPRKLVAMAGPPGAGKSTVTEVLARRLAELGRTAAVVPMDGFHLDNRVLSARGLLSRKGAPETFDAAGFLHLVSRIAGGEEVVYPVFDRPRDIAIAGAAVLGPETEFVLFEGNYLLLDADPWARLKEYWNFSVRIDVPEEELRARLMARWRDEGLPDAEASAKVEGNDMPNAALVRDRSLSGDLVLALSG